In Gammaproteobacteria bacterium, a genomic segment contains:
- the rpsU gene encoding 30S ribosomal protein S21, with product MPSVKVRDNEPFDIALRRFKRACERAGTLAESRKRQFYEKPTQERKRKAAAAVKRTERQARMQRIRKRKY from the coding sequence ATGCCTAGCGTAAAAGTAAGGGATAACGAACCTTTTGATATCGCTCTGAGACGTTTCAAACGTGCTTGTGAAAGAGCGGGAACACTTGCTGAATCACGTAAAAGACAGTTCTATGAGAAACCAACTCAAGAACGTAAAAGAAAAGCTGCTGCTGCTGTTAAACGTACAGAGCGTCAAGCAAGAATGCAAAGAATTCGTAAGCGTAAATACTAA
- a CDS encoding YggS family pyridoxal phosphate-dependent enzyme, which yields MSIEAQYRSVLKRIQDSCEKNRIAHQVDLLAVSKKQPIEKIKELYHIGHRKFGESYVQEAVEKIELLRDLEIEWHFIGPIQSNKTKYIAKYFDWVQSVDSKKILTRLNNQRPDDKQPLNVLLQLKVGNEESKSGCSEEEILEMIKSSPEFVKLKIRGLMCIPPPAFDEKIQKEYFQYCFDVFKRMQKIGELDTLSMGMSNDLESAIACHTTMVRVGTDIFGVRD from the coding sequence ATGTCTATTGAAGCTCAATATCGCTCTGTGTTGAAAAGAATTCAAGATTCGTGTGAAAAGAATCGCATAGCTCATCAAGTTGATTTATTAGCTGTGAGTAAAAAACAACCCATCGAGAAGATTAAAGAACTTTATCACATCGGACACCGAAAATTTGGTGAGAGTTATGTTCAGGAAGCAGTTGAAAAAATCGAACTTCTGCGTGATTTAGAAATCGAGTGGCATTTCATAGGACCAATTCAGTCCAACAAAACGAAATACATTGCCAAGTATTTTGATTGGGTTCAGTCTGTGGATTCCAAAAAAATACTAACCCGCCTCAATAATCAACGACCGGATGATAAGCAACCTTTGAATGTATTATTACAACTTAAAGTTGGAAATGAAGAAAGTAAAAGTGGGTGTTCTGAAGAAGAAATTTTAGAAATGATTAAGTCTTCACCTGAATTTGTAAAACTAAAAATTCGTGGTTTGATGTGTATTCCACCACCGGCATTTGATGAAAAGATTCAAAAAGAGTATTTTCAATATTGTTTTGATGTTTTTAAAAGAATGCAAAAGATAGGTGAGCTAGACACATTATCAATGGGAATGTCTAATGATTTAGAATCAGCCATCGCATGCCATACGACAATGGTTCGAGTTGGAACTGATATTTTTGGTGTCAGAGATTAA